The Stigmatella aurantiaca genome segment CTGCGTGACTCCTTCTATACGGGGGTCAACTACGGCCGGTACGACTTCGATTGGATCATCTCCAACCTGAACCCGGCGGTGAAGGACGGGCGGGCCTACCTGGCGCTGAGCCGGGCGGCGGCGTTCGCCTTCGAGGACTTCCTGCTCAGCCGCTACCACATGTTCGTGTCGGTCTATTACCACCACACCTCGGTGAACTTCGACCACATGCTGCAGCGCTACTACGAGGAGGCGCCGGGGGAGTTCGAGATTCCGGCGGATCCGGAGGAGTTCCTGCTCAGCGACGACGCGGCGCTCTGGTACACGCTGCGCCGCTCGAAGAACCGGTGGGCCGAGCGCATCTCCACGCGGCGGGGCTTCAAGCTGCTGGCGCAGTTCACCGAGCGCGACGCGGGCTATGACATGGACGTGCTGCGCAGCGCGCTGGTGGCGGGCCAGTTCGAGCACTACATCGTCGAGTCCCGGGGCGTGCTCTCCAAGTACTTCGCGGAGGGCGAGCGTGGCCCCAGCCTCTTCATCATGGATGTGTCCACGGGGCGGCTCACCGAGGTGGCGCGCTACACGCCGCTCTACCAGCGCTACAGCGGCTCGGTGCGGCTCACGCGCATCTACGTGCGGCCCGATCAGGTGGAGCCGGCGCGCACCTTGATGGGACGGCTCCTGGGACAGGGGGATGAGTCATGAGCGAGGCGATTCGAGGCATGCCCCCCCCGCCGCCGCCGGCCCGTCCGCGCCCGGCGGCCGTGGTGACGCTGTACCGGAGGGTGGGCGCGCGGCTGGAGGTGTTCTGGGTCAAGCGCGAGAAGGCGCTGAGCTTCGCGGGCGGCTTCTACGCGTTCCCGGGCGGGAAGGTGGACGCGGCGGATGCGGCGGTGCCGGTGCGGGGCGCCTCGGGAGACGAGGCCGCCGCACGCGTGGCCGCCGCCCGGGAGCTGTTCGAGGAGACAGGGGTGCTGGTGGCCGAAGGCGCGGAGGCGGTGCCCGCGGAGCGGCTGAAGCAGTGGCGCCAGGAGCTGCTGTCGGGCCAGCGCCCCTGGGGGGAGCTGCTGGCGCGGGAGGGGCTGGGGCTCCGGGCGGAGGACTTCGTCCCGGCGGGCCGGTGGATCACCCCCGCGTTCATGCCCATCCGCTTCGATGCCCGGTTCTTCGCGGTGGAGATGCCGCCCCACGCCCAGGCGGAGATGTGGCCGGGGGAGTTCACCGAGGCGGCCTGGGTGGCGCCCGCCGAGGCCCTGGCCCGCTGGGAGCAGGGCACGGCCCTGCTGCACACCCCCAACCTCTACGCGCTGAAGGTCCTGAATCAGCCGGGCCCGATGGAGGCGATGGCCGAGCGCCTGGCCTCCCCCCCGCACTGCTCGGAGTTCGTCACCCGGCGCATCGAGTTCCAGCAGGGCGTCCGGGTGGTGGCCCTGGAGACGCCCACGTTGCCGCCCGCCACGCACACCAACACGTACGTGCTGGGCAATGGCGAGCTGCTCATCGTAGACCCGGGGGCGGGGGACTCCCGCGAGTACGGCAAGCTGCTGGAGCTGATGGCCTCGATGAAGGAGGAGGGGCTGCGCCCCGTGGCCGTCTTCCTCACCCACCACCATGGGGACCACATTGGCGGGGCCCGGGCGGTGAAGGAGGCGCTGGGCATTCCCCTGTGGTGCCACGCGCGCACGGCGGACCACCTGGACTTCGCCGCGGACCGGCTGCTGGAGGAGGGCGAGGTGCTGGAGCTGGCGGGCACTCCGCCCCAGCGCTGGCGCGTGTTGCACACGCCGGGGCATGCCCGGGGGCACCTCACCCTGGTGGATGAGCGGAGCCATGCCGCGGTGGTGGGGGACATGGTGGCCGGCGTGGGCACCATCGTCATCGATCCGCCCGAGGGAAACATGCGCGACTACCTGGCGCAGCTCGCGCGGCTCCGGGACTGGCCGGTCACCACGCTGTATCCCGCGCACGGTGTCCCCATCCCCGATGGGCCGGGCAAGCTTCAGGAGTACATCGATCACCGCGCGGCGCGCGAGGCCCGCATCCTGGAGGCCGTGCCCGCCTCCGGCGTCTCCCTGTCCCAAGTGGTGGAGCGCGCCTACGCGGACACGCCCCCCTTCCTGTTCCCGGTGGCCGAGCGCAGCGCGCTGGCCTCTCTGGAGAAGCTCACGGACGAGGGGAAGGTCCGGGTGGAGGCGGGGCAGTACTACCGGGTGTAGCGCGCCCGGCGCTCACTTCTTCTGGCGGTACTGGGCGAGCTCTTCCTTCTTGGCCTCGCCCACCGCGTCGAGCTGGGCCTGCCAGGCCTTGCGGTAGGGGCGCAGGGCCTCGGCGATGGCGCGCGCCAACACGAGGTTGCGGTACCACTTGGCGTCCGCCGGTACGAGGGTCCACGGCGCCGCCTTGGTCGACGTGCGGGACAGGGCGTCCTCGTACGCCTCCGTGTAGTCCTCCCAGTGGTCGCGGTCCTTCCAGTCCCCGGGGCTGATCTTCCAGGCCTTTCTCGCGTCCTGCTCGCGCTTGAGCAGCCGCTTCTCCTGCTCCTCGAAGCTGATGTGGAGGAAGAACTTGAGGACGAGGGTGCCGTGCTCGGCCAGCAGCTCCTCGAAGTCGCGGATGTGGCCGAAGCGCTCCTTCCAGACCGGCTTGGGCACCAGCTTGTTCACGCGCGCCACGAGCACGTCCTCGTAGTGCGAGCGGTTGAAGATGGCGAACTCGCCCTTTCGGGGCGCATGGCGGTGAACGCGCCAGAGGAAGTCGTGGTCGAGCTCTTCCTGGGTGGGCGCGCCGAAGGACGTCACGTGGACGCCCCGAGGGTTGAGGCAGCCCACCACGTGGTTGATCGCCCCGTCCTTGCCCGCCGTGTCCCGGCCTTGCAGGACGACCAGCACGGAGTTCTGCCGCGCGCCCCAGAGCAGGTCCTGCAGGTCGAAGAGCTCTTCGCAGAGCGCTCCGAACTCCGCCTGGACCTTCTTCTCGGTCAGCCCCTTGGGGGGCTGCTCCGGGTAATCCGACAGCCGGACCTTCTGGCCCGGCTTGTTCAACGTGAGAGCGGTCATGACCCGTGGCATACCCCGCCCTTCGCAGGGGATGAACGGGTCTTCCCGGCGCGTGTGCGCTAGCCCACCATCGCGGCCTGGCCCTCGCCGACCTCGGCCATCAGGGAGGCCAGCTCGGCCTTGAGCTTGTCCTTGGCGCGGATCTCCAGCTGGCGGGCGCGCTCGCGCGAGAAGCCGAAGTGCTCGCCCAGCTCGCTCAGCGTCATCTCCGTGTCGCTCATCACGCGCTTCTCGATGATGAAGCGCTCGCGCGGGTCCAGCCGCTGCAGGGCCTGCTGGATGCGGTTGCGAGCCAGGTCCGCCTCCTGGCGGTCGGCGACCTCATCGGCCTGGGAGACGGCGTCGGAGGCCACGAAGTCCATGTGCGTCGCGTCGCCGTCCTCGCCCATGGGGGCGTCCAGGGACAGGTCCCGCCCGCCCATGCGCTGCTCCATCTCGCGCACTTCCGAGGCCTTCACGTTGAGCTTGCGGGCGATCTCCTCGGCGTTGACGATGTTGCCGTCCGTGTTGCCGAGCTTCTCCAGCTCGCGGCGGGTGCGCGCCAGGGCGAAGAACAGCCGGCGCTGCGCCTGGGTGGTGCCCAGCTTCACCAGCGACCAGTTCTTGAGGACGTAGCCCTGGATGTAGGCGCGGATCCACCACACCGCGTAGGAGATGAGGCGGATGCCCTTGTCCGGATCGAACTTCTGCACGGCCTTCATCAGGCCGATGTTCGCCTCCTGGATGAGGTCGCTCATGCGCAGGCCGTACGAGCGGTACTCGTAGGCGACCTTCACCACGAAGCGCAGGTTGCTCGTCACCAGCCGGTGGCCCGCCTGGAGATCTCCCTGACGGAAGCTCCGAGCCAGTGCCTGCTCCTCCTGCTGGGTCAGCAGCGGGTACTGGTTGATCTCCGAGAGGTAGGTCGAGAGGGAGTCGGTCGAGGTGAGAGAGGCCTGCATGGTGTCTCCTAGGGGGTGGAGGACGCTTGGAACCGCTGCGACTGCACGCAGGATCTGTTTAGCAAGGGGGGTGCCAACGCCTCTGAAACGACGTTTCCCCATGAATACAGGCACTTGCGTTGGCGAGGCACCATGATTAGGGGTGGAAACCGGCACTTCTTACAGGGGCCTGGACTGGAGATTCTCGGGTGCTTACTGGCAATCGGTTCAGAACCGGCCCGAGAGCCCGCCCAGTACCCCTCCCCTGGGCAGGGCAGCGAGCGAGGGGACGAGCGAGATGCCGGCCTGGGGGCTGGAGCGCCTCACGCCCGGAAACCAGGTGACGAAGTGGGACAATTCGTACCCCAGGATGGCCCCCACCACGGGGCCCGCGCTCAGCCCGACGATGAGCGCCTCCTCGCTCCCGCTGGCCAGGCCGCCCAACAGCCCCGCGCCCGCGCCCGCCACGGTGCCAATGAGGGTGGGCCAGAACTGCCCGCGTCCGTGCAGCAGCTTGCCCGCGCCGGACACCCCCAGGGGCACCCCGAGCAGGGCCCCCGCGCCGCCCACCATGATGAGGGGGACAACGCAGTCCAGGCTGTCGTCGTTGTTGCAGGCGTTGGAGATGAGGCTGGCGCCCACCAGGACGCTCACGGCCCCGATGCCCGCTCCGCTCACCGCCCCCGCGAGCAGCTCCAGCATGACCCGGCCCGCGACGAGGCCGGGGCCGTGCGGCGGCTCCGGCTCCAGCCTGCGGGGAAACAGGGCCGCGGCGGGGGGCGGCGGGGCCTCGGGCTCCTCGGGGGCGGAGACGAGCGGGGGAGGCGTCAGCTCCTCCAGCTCCGCCGGGGCGGACGGGGCAGGGGCATCGGTGGGCTGGGCGAGCCCCACGCACGGGGCCAGCAGGGCCAGGCCCAGGGCAAGTCTCAGCAGGAACATGGGGGCCCAGCCTAGCGGGCTTTGCCCCTGCCGGTTCAGGGCTTCCGGGGGAGCCCGGGTGCTTTCCGCGCCCCGTCAGCCCTGGGGGGAGGCCCCGGCCAGCCGCGCGGTCCGGCTCCGGCGGATGAGGAACAGCACCAGGGGGCAGAGCGCCAGCACGAGCTGCGGCATGAACGACACCGCGTCCGGGTAGATGCCCAGCAGCTCCACGGTCACGAAGGGGATGGGCGCCAGCGGCAGCAGGGCGATCTCCTGCAGCGCGTGCAGCCCCTTGCCCAGCAGCATCACCGCGGTGGCGACGAGCACCCCCGTGGAGGCCTTGAAGAGCGTCTTCATGGGCAGCTTGTAGCCCA includes the following:
- a CDS encoding HD domain-containing protein, producing MRIRDPIHGTISVSGPEKAIIDSRHYQRLRHVRQLGFGDLAFPGATHTRHAHSLGAMHVASRLFGAVAERSELPEDVRSRFHTAVRLAVLCHDLGHMPLSHASERIAPPRATLRLPAWLDATAEGPQATHEDFTAKILLDSSLTPLIEKHFGPLGIRADAVVGLITGARSPKDPGFTHQGVDWTPLLRAIVSGELDADRMDYLLRDSFYTGVNYGRYDFDWIISNLNPAVKDGRAYLALSRAAAFAFEDFLLSRYHMFVSVYYHHTSVNFDHMLQRYYEEAPGEFEIPADPEEFLLSDDAALWYTLRRSKNRWAERISTRRGFKLLAQFTERDAGYDMDVLRSALVAGQFEHYIVESRGVLSKYFAEGERGPSLFIMDVSTGRLTEVARYTPLYQRYSGSVRLTRIYVRPDQVEPARTLMGRLLGQGDES
- a CDS encoding MBL fold metallo-hydrolase, with the translated sequence MSEAIRGMPPPPPPARPRPAAVVTLYRRVGARLEVFWVKREKALSFAGGFYAFPGGKVDAADAAVPVRGASGDEAAARVAAARELFEETGVLVAEGAEAVPAERLKQWRQELLSGQRPWGELLAREGLGLRAEDFVPAGRWITPAFMPIRFDARFFAVEMPPHAQAEMWPGEFTEAAWVAPAEALARWEQGTALLHTPNLYALKVLNQPGPMEAMAERLASPPHCSEFVTRRIEFQQGVRVVALETPTLPPATHTNTYVLGNGELLIVDPGAGDSREYGKLLELMASMKEEGLRPVAVFLTHHHGDHIGGARAVKEALGIPLWCHARTADHLDFAADRLLEEGEVLELAGTPPQRWRVLHTPGHARGHLTLVDERSHAAVVGDMVAGVGTIVIDPPEGNMRDYLAQLARLRDWPVTTLYPAHGVPIPDGPGKLQEYIDHRAAREARILEAVPASGVSLSQVVERAYADTPPFLFPVAERSALASLEKLTDEGKVRVEAGQYYRV
- a CDS encoding PPK2 family polyphosphate kinase, producing the protein MTALTLNKPGQKVRLSDYPEQPPKGLTEKKVQAEFGALCEELFDLQDLLWGARQNSVLVVLQGRDTAGKDGAINHVVGCLNPRGVHVTSFGAPTQEELDHDFLWRVHRHAPRKGEFAIFNRSHYEDVLVARVNKLVPKPVWKERFGHIRDFEELLAEHGTLVLKFFLHISFEEQEKRLLKREQDARKAWKISPGDWKDRDHWEDYTEAYEDALSRTSTKAAPWTLVPADAKWYRNLVLARAIAEALRPYRKAWQAQLDAVGEAKKEELAQYRQKK
- the rpoH gene encoding RNA polymerase sigma factor RpoH, translating into MQASLTSTDSLSTYLSEINQYPLLTQQEEQALARSFRQGDLQAGHRLVTSNLRFVVKVAYEYRSYGLRMSDLIQEANIGLMKAVQKFDPDKGIRLISYAVWWIRAYIQGYVLKNWSLVKLGTTQAQRRLFFALARTRRELEKLGNTDGNIVNAEEIARKLNVKASEVREMEQRMGGRDLSLDAPMGEDGDATHMDFVASDAVSQADEVADRQEADLARNRIQQALQRLDPRERFIIEKRVMSDTEMTLSELGEHFGFSRERARQLEIRAKDKLKAELASLMAEVGEGQAAMVG